In Mesorhizobium sp. 113-3-3, a genomic segment contains:
- a CDS encoding IclR family transcriptional regulator → MTEPSQNLAERVRFDAVDRTMAILRVLEKAEGPLSLSAIAREVDLGKPTTLRYLASLVGHGVIERVDGNGYTLGIDLFMLGQKALHRRDIRAVARPYLQKLYEHFNETINLALLVRQEVVVVDSIETTQMLRQGGAVGSVNPWHASSLSKSILAWLDRDEANRLLQRCSFDRFTPRTLTSAAKVLAELPEIVELGYAVDNEEATIGSRCVGAAIFDASGRPIGAISISGPTTRVVDDAIPSVGAYLVEATAQLSRAIGFAGRRDSGHGV, encoded by the coding sequence TTGACAGAACCATCACAGAACCTGGCCGAGAGAGTCCGTTTCGACGCTGTTGATCGGACAATGGCGATACTGCGCGTCCTGGAGAAGGCGGAAGGGCCACTGTCTTTATCCGCGATCGCCAGGGAGGTTGACCTCGGTAAACCAACGACGTTGCGATATCTCGCAAGCCTGGTCGGCCATGGGGTCATCGAGCGTGTGGACGGGAACGGCTACACGTTGGGTATCGATCTTTTTATGTTGGGGCAAAAGGCTTTGCACCGCCGTGACATTCGCGCCGTTGCTCGCCCTTATCTGCAGAAATTGTATGAACACTTCAATGAAACCATCAACCTGGCACTACTTGTTCGCCAGGAAGTCGTGGTCGTGGACAGCATCGAGACAACACAGATGCTGAGGCAGGGCGGAGCGGTTGGTTCGGTCAACCCCTGGCATGCATCGTCCCTGTCCAAAAGCATATTGGCATGGCTCGATCGCGACGAAGCCAACAGGTTGCTGCAGCGATGCAGTTTTGACCGTTTTACGCCGCGGACATTGACCAGTGCAGCCAAGGTTTTGGCCGAATTGCCCGAGATCGTCGAACTGGGTTACGCCGTGGACAATGAAGAGGCAACGATCGGCAGCAGATGTGTCGGGGCAGCCATATTCGATGCCTCCGGTCGCCCGATTGGAGCAATCAGCATCTCCGGTCCGACGACCCGCGTTGTCGACGATGCGATTCCGTCCGTGGGGGCTTATCTGGTCGAGGCTACTGCGCAACTGTCGCGAGCGATTGGATTCGCCGGCAGAAGGGATTCCGGCCACGGCGTTTGA
- a CDS encoding ABC transporter substrate-binding protein produces the protein MRSRSLLLGAAMCGMISATAHAEDKSIEVIHHWVSDSEVAAVNTIKQELEKRGVVWKDTAIGGANGANAAQSLRARIVAGNPPGAMQMLGYDAATWAKEGVLRDLTDLETASGGVQSLPADYRRLAAPDGKWVEVPIDLLRSNWIWANKKAFDTAGVSVPKTWDELIASGEKLRKAGIIPLAASDEPWQIAKIFDSLIVDLNGPEFYTQVALKVDDKAIRSPQMVKVFEKLRQVRGLVDDNFVGRDWAVATEMVASGKAGMQVMGDWAKGEFLAKNLKPGVDFLCFPTPTSTPNFLWAMDSFSMFETTDPSLRAAQDELVKVLLDPEVQIKFNLIKGSIPPRLDVDMSKFDDCAKQAAVDLKASIEHKSFLGTLSGGYAAEPQFASIFKEVAAKFFVSDMSAQDAVTLLADEINNAR, from the coding sequence ATGCGTAGTCGGTCTTTGTTACTGGGCGCGGCCATGTGCGGCATGATTTCTGCGACGGCCCACGCTGAGGATAAGTCGATCGAGGTCATCCACCACTGGGTGTCTGACAGCGAGGTGGCCGCCGTCAACACGATCAAGCAAGAACTGGAAAAGCGCGGCGTCGTCTGGAAGGACACCGCCATAGGCGGAGCGAACGGCGCCAACGCGGCGCAGTCGCTGCGTGCTCGTATCGTCGCCGGCAATCCGCCTGGTGCAATGCAGATGCTGGGCTACGACGCCGCCACCTGGGCCAAGGAAGGTGTTCTGAGGGACCTGACCGATCTGGAGACCGCCAGCGGCGGCGTTCAGTCGCTGCCGGCCGACTACAGGCGTCTGGCGGCCCCTGACGGCAAGTGGGTTGAGGTGCCGATCGATTTGCTTCGTTCCAACTGGATCTGGGCCAACAAAAAGGCTTTCGACACGGCCGGCGTTTCAGTTCCCAAGACCTGGGACGAACTCATCGCGTCCGGCGAGAAACTCCGCAAGGCCGGGATCATCCCCCTGGCGGCCAGCGACGAGCCTTGGCAGATCGCCAAAATCTTCGATAGCCTGATCGTGGATTTGAATGGACCCGAATTCTACACGCAAGTCGCTCTCAAGGTGGACGACAAGGCCATTCGCAGCCCGCAGATGGTCAAGGTGTTCGAAAAGCTCCGCCAGGTTAGAGGCCTGGTCGACGACAATTTCGTGGGCCGTGACTGGGCGGTGGCAACGGAGATGGTTGCGAGCGGCAAGGCCGGCATGCAGGTCATGGGCGATTGGGCAAAGGGCGAATTCCTGGCCAAGAACCTGAAGCCCGGTGTCGACTTCCTCTGTTTCCCAACCCCAACGTCGACGCCGAATTTCCTTTGGGCGATGGACTCGTTCTCCATGTTCGAAACCACCGATCCGAGCCTGCGTGCCGCGCAGGACGAACTGGTCAAGGTGCTTCTCGATCCGGAGGTGCAGATCAAGTTCAACTTGATCAAGGGCTCCATCCCGCCTCGGCTCGATGTCGACATGTCGAAATTCGACGACTGCGCCAAGCAGGCTGCCGTGGACCTGAAGGCTTCGATCGAGCACAAGTCGTTCCTGGGAACGCTGTCCGGCGGCTATGCCGCGGAACCTCAGTTCGCCTCGATTTTCAAGGAAGTCGCGGCGAAGTTCTTCGTGTCGGACATGAGCGCCCAGGACGCGGTGACGCTCCTCGCCGACGAAATCAACAACGCGCGCTAA
- a CDS encoding aspartate ammonia-lyase, translating to MFVERIESDLIGPLAIPGNVLYGVHTRRAEQNFDVSGLRLRDFPELIQSMAMVKKAAGQANMELGLLSPEKTQAISYACDELIGLRAIEENFPVDMMQGGAGTSTNMNVNEVVTNLALLKLGAAVGDYTRLHPNDDVNLSQSTNDVYPTAIRLTVLRACEGLVSAQVGLREAFRAKALQHANALKVGRTQLQDAVPMTVGQEFGAFAELIDEDIIQLQSASRLLLEINLGGSAIGTSINVPREFPGIVCRHLSQISGIQLIAARNFIEATSDTGGFVSFSGMLKRIAVKLTKICNDLRLLSSGPLGGLGEIRLPPVQAGSSIMPGKINPVIPEMMNQLSFQVIGNDLAVTLAASAGQLQLNAMEPVIVLNILQSMRLLTRGMRIFKERCVDGIEVDEDRCKALLDQSLALATPLAKLIGYSKAAELSKRALAGKRNLRQVVEDEGVLLPEQIEQIFGNSAEFAGLSNASA from the coding sequence ATGTTTGTCGAACGCATCGAATCCGACCTGATTGGACCGCTCGCTATCCCTGGCAATGTGCTCTACGGGGTGCACACCCGACGAGCGGAGCAGAACTTCGACGTATCGGGGCTGCGCCTGAGGGATTTCCCCGAGCTCATCCAGTCGATGGCCATGGTGAAAAAGGCCGCCGGCCAGGCGAACATGGAACTCGGACTGCTCTCGCCCGAAAAGACACAGGCCATCTCATATGCCTGTGACGAGCTCATCGGGCTTCGGGCGATCGAAGAGAATTTTCCCGTCGACATGATGCAGGGCGGTGCCGGCACGTCCACCAACATGAACGTCAATGAGGTTGTAACGAACCTAGCCTTGCTCAAGCTCGGCGCAGCCGTTGGCGACTATACGAGACTGCACCCCAATGACGACGTGAACCTCTCCCAGTCGACCAACGATGTGTATCCGACCGCAATCCGGCTGACGGTGTTGCGAGCCTGCGAGGGGCTGGTATCCGCACAGGTCGGCTTGCGTGAGGCCTTCCGCGCGAAAGCGCTGCAGCACGCAAATGCCCTGAAGGTCGGCAGAACTCAGCTTCAAGATGCCGTTCCGATGACAGTCGGGCAGGAGTTCGGGGCCTTTGCCGAACTCATCGACGAGGACATCATCCAGCTTCAATCGGCATCGAGATTGTTGCTGGAAATCAACCTCGGCGGCTCGGCGATCGGCACGTCGATCAACGTGCCCCGCGAGTTCCCCGGCATCGTTTGCCGTCATCTGTCGCAGATATCCGGGATCCAGCTTATCGCCGCGCGCAACTTTATCGAGGCGACATCCGACACCGGCGGTTTTGTGTCTTTTTCAGGTATGCTGAAGCGCATTGCGGTCAAGCTGACCAAGATCTGCAACGATCTGCGCCTCCTGAGCAGCGGACCGCTCGGCGGCCTCGGGGAGATTCGCCTGCCGCCGGTACAGGCCGGCTCTTCCATCATGCCGGGCAAGATTAACCCTGTCATTCCGGAGATGATGAATCAGCTCAGTTTCCAGGTCATTGGGAATGATCTTGCCGTAACGCTCGCCGCAAGCGCCGGGCAGCTTCAGTTGAATGCGATGGAGCCGGTGATCGTCTTGAACATCCTGCAGTCCATGCGGCTGTTGACGAGAGGAATGCGGATTTTCAAAGAGCGCTGCGTCGACGGGATCGAAGTCGACGAGGATCGCTGCAAAGCCCTGCTGGACCAATCCCTTGCCTTGGCCACGCCGTTGGCGAAACTCATCGGCTACAGCAAGGCTGCGGAACTGTCGAAGCGCGCCTTGGCAGGCAAGAGAAATTTGCGCCAGGTCGTTGAAGACGAGGGTGTTCTGCTCCCCGAACAGATCGAGCAGATCTTCGGCAACAGTGCTGAGTTCGCGGGTCTCTCGAACGCCTCGGCTTGA
- a CDS encoding FAD-binding oxidoreductase: MSVSKRSLPIAFVHEVAKLLGDRFTTNSVLRRQHCGGEGFHAVDAPDAVCFAESETEVAAILKSANAHGVAVIPFGAGTSLEGHLSAVHGGVSLDVSRMNRILAVHPDDLDVVIEPGVTRQALDRHLKDLGLFFPIDPGAEATIGGMAATRASGTNAVRYGTIRENVLSLRVVLPDGRVIKTGSRARKSSTGYDLTKLFIGSEGTLGVITQLTIRVHGVPEETVAAVCGYPSLKAAVETVTQIIQLGLPIARAELMDEPAMRACVEYFKLNYEIRPTLFFEFAGAPQAVAEQIAIVGAISAEMGGGEFRWARDQESRAVLWRARHRMHNALLASRPGAKVMPTDACVPISRLTECVVDTKADIEKAPFFVCLNGHAGDGNFHLGLVIDPDSQEEYEIASGISSRLAYRALAMEGTCSGEHGIGLGKLRYMEAEHGSALDVMRAIKGLFDPNGIMNPGKLIPGLYPPKTS; encoded by the coding sequence ATGTCAGTGTCGAAGCGTTCGCTGCCGATTGCCTTTGTCCACGAGGTCGCAAAGCTGCTTGGCGACCGCTTTACGACCAACTCGGTGCTCAGGCGGCAGCACTGCGGCGGGGAGGGGTTCCACGCGGTGGACGCACCAGACGCCGTCTGTTTTGCCGAGAGCGAAACGGAGGTCGCGGCGATCCTCAAGAGCGCCAATGCCCATGGGGTAGCGGTCATTCCCTTCGGCGCGGGAACGTCGCTGGAAGGGCATTTGAGCGCCGTCCACGGCGGCGTCAGCCTGGATGTCAGCCGCATGAATCGAATACTCGCCGTGCATCCTGACGATTTGGACGTGGTCATCGAACCGGGCGTCACGCGACAGGCACTGGATAGGCATCTGAAGGATCTGGGGCTGTTTTTCCCGATCGATCCCGGCGCGGAGGCAACGATAGGCGGGATGGCGGCGACGCGTGCGTCCGGCACCAATGCCGTGCGCTACGGCACAATCCGCGAGAACGTGCTGTCCTTGCGTGTGGTATTGCCCGATGGCCGGGTCATCAAGACGGGGAGCCGGGCTCGAAAATCGTCGACAGGCTACGACCTGACCAAGCTCTTCATCGGCTCGGAAGGCACTCTCGGCGTAATCACGCAACTCACCATCCGCGTGCATGGCGTCCCAGAAGAGACCGTCGCGGCCGTGTGCGGCTATCCTTCGCTGAAGGCCGCGGTCGAAACCGTGACCCAGATAATTCAGCTGGGTTTGCCGATTGCGCGAGCGGAACTGATGGACGAGCCCGCCATGCGGGCATGCGTCGAGTACTTCAAACTCAACTATGAAATACGGCCTACCTTATTTTTCGAATTCGCGGGCGCGCCCCAAGCCGTTGCCGAACAAATAGCCATTGTCGGGGCGATATCCGCCGAAATGGGCGGAGGCGAGTTTCGTTGGGCCAGGGATCAGGAGAGCCGGGCGGTGCTATGGCGCGCGCGCCACCGAATGCACAATGCGTTGTTGGCCAGCCGGCCCGGCGCGAAGGTGATGCCGACGGATGCTTGCGTGCCAATCTCCCGGCTGACCGAATGTGTCGTGGATACAAAGGCCGATATCGAAAAGGCCCCGTTCTTTGTGTGTCTCAACGGACATGCGGGCGACGGGAACTTCCACCTTGGTCTGGTCATCGATCCGGATAGCCAGGAAGAATACGAGATCGCGAGCGGCATCAGTTCCCGATTGGCCTATCGCGCCTTGGCAATGGAAGGGACCTGCTCGGGGGAACACGGCATAGGATTGGGCAAACTCAGATATATGGAAGCGGAACATGGATCTGCCCTGGACGTCATGCGCGCTATCAAGGGTCTTTTTGACCCGAACGGCATCATGAATCCCGGCAAACTCATTCCCGGATTGTATCCCCCAAAAACGTCTTGA
- a CDS encoding GMC oxidoreductase, translating into MDQTADIVIIGSGIGGASLAYSLADSGRRIVILERGEHLRDTPEARDDKAIFLKGFYRSTEEWVGTDGETFLPGNYYYVGGNSKFFGAVLYRYRLEDFSPRQHMDGASPGWPITYNELEPWYERAEAIFKVRGDASQDPTEPPRASPYRFPPVQDEPAIAAVRARLNKAGVHPSSLPLAIDIDEWLRRAKTGWDAFPNTGSGKIDAEAGPLAAALRHGNVSILTGANVLRLETDPAGQQVIAAVFVKDGVEQRISAGVFAVAAGAVQTAALLLRSANAAHPRGLANGSDQLGRNFMNHNTTAMLAIDPLSANTSVYQKTLAFNDFYNADPETGFPLGNVQLLGHITGNILKANAPLLPRWVAGLIARNCYGWFLTSEDLPNPDSRVTVSDGRIVMHWVRSNMQAHETLIRKTRHVMRKAGFPIVLTRTFGRKTTSHQCGTARLGNDPQTSVVSTDCRSHEISNLYVTDASVLPTSAAVNPALTVAALAIKAGAAIRQG; encoded by the coding sequence TTGGATCAGACAGCAGATATCGTCATCATCGGGTCAGGGATTGGGGGCGCGTCCCTGGCCTACAGCCTTGCCGATAGCGGCAGGCGTATCGTAATTCTGGAACGTGGCGAGCACCTTCGGGATACCCCCGAGGCGCGCGATGACAAAGCGATATTCCTCAAGGGTTTCTACCGTTCGACGGAAGAGTGGGTTGGCACCGACGGCGAGACCTTCCTGCCAGGCAATTATTACTATGTCGGCGGCAATTCCAAATTCTTTGGCGCGGTCTTGTACCGCTACAGACTGGAGGATTTCTCGCCTCGCCAACACATGGACGGTGCTTCGCCGGGGTGGCCGATCACCTATAACGAACTCGAGCCCTGGTACGAGCGGGCCGAGGCGATCTTCAAGGTGCGCGGCGATGCCTCGCAGGACCCGACCGAGCCGCCTCGTGCGAGCCCCTACCGCTTTCCCCCGGTTCAGGACGAGCCCGCGATCGCCGCTGTGCGCGCTCGCCTGAACAAGGCAGGCGTGCACCCCTCCAGTCTTCCTTTGGCTATCGACATCGATGAATGGCTTCGCCGCGCCAAGACCGGATGGGACGCGTTTCCCAATACCGGGTCCGGCAAGATCGATGCCGAGGCCGGCCCGCTGGCGGCGGCTCTCAGGCACGGCAACGTCAGTATCCTGACTGGCGCCAATGTCTTGCGTCTGGAGACTGATCCGGCCGGCCAGCAGGTGATTGCCGCGGTGTTTGTGAAGGATGGCGTTGAGCAACGCATAAGCGCAGGCGTGTTTGCCGTTGCGGCCGGAGCGGTCCAAACCGCGGCGCTGCTCTTGCGGTCCGCCAATGCCGCCCACCCGCGCGGGCTGGCCAATGGGTCCGACCAACTCGGCCGCAATTTCATGAACCACAACACCACCGCCATGCTGGCGATCGATCCGCTATCCGCCAACACATCGGTTTACCAGAAGACGCTTGCGTTCAACGACTTCTACAATGCCGACCCGGAGACCGGATTTCCGCTTGGAAACGTCCAGTTACTTGGACACATTACGGGAAATATCCTGAAGGCCAACGCACCATTGCTGCCGCGCTGGGTGGCCGGGCTGATAGCCCGCAATTGCTATGGCTGGTTCCTGACCAGCGAGGACCTGCCCAATCCCGACAGCCGCGTCACGGTCAGCGATGGCCGCATCGTCATGCATTGGGTGCGCAGCAACATGCAGGCGCACGAGACCCTTATCCGCAAGACGCGTCACGTCATGCGCAAGGCCGGCTTCCCCATCGTGCTCACCCGAACCTTCGGCAGGAAGACGACGTCGCACCAGTGCGGCACCGCCAGACTTGGAAACGATCCGCAGACGTCGGTCGTGTCGACAGATTGCCGTTCGCACGAAATCTCAAACCTCTACGTGACCGACGCTTCGGTACTTCCCACATCAGCGGCCGTTAACCCCGCACTGACCGTCGCTGCCCTCGCCATCAAGGCTGGCGCCGCCATCAGGCAAGGGTGA
- a CDS encoding carbohydrate ABC transporter permease, translating to MTRMFEIKRYFAAQLPKIVLAPSGVIILIAIYGFIAWTASISLSSSKVMPIYDFVGLEQFVRLWSTPRWHVAVENLFVFSALYLSIATVFGLFIAILLDQRIRAEGFLRTVFLYPMALSFIVSGVAWKWVLNPGLGLQKMVRDWGWTSFTFDWLVNPKYALYTVVIAAVWQSSGFAMAIFLAGLRGIDNSIIKAAQMEGASQARIYVSVVVPMLRPAFLSVIVLLGQIAIKTFDLTFALTNGGPGGATEMPSMFMFSATFERNQMAVGAASAMMMLAAVVAIMVPYLYTELRKPSNDH from the coding sequence ATGACCAGAATGTTTGAGATCAAGCGATATTTCGCTGCACAGTTGCCTAAGATCGTGCTGGCGCCGAGCGGCGTGATTATCCTCATCGCGATTTACGGCTTCATCGCGTGGACTGCCAGTATATCGCTCAGCTCGTCCAAAGTGATGCCGATCTACGACTTCGTAGGTCTGGAGCAGTTTGTTCGCCTTTGGTCGACTCCCAGATGGCACGTAGCCGTCGAGAACCTGTTTGTCTTCTCGGCACTCTACCTTTCAATCGCCACCGTCTTTGGCCTCTTTATCGCCATTCTCCTCGATCAGCGGATCCGGGCCGAGGGCTTTCTCAGGACCGTCTTTCTATATCCGATGGCGCTCTCCTTCATCGTTTCTGGCGTCGCCTGGAAGTGGGTCCTCAACCCTGGCCTCGGTCTTCAGAAAATGGTTCGTGACTGGGGTTGGACCTCCTTCACCTTCGACTGGCTGGTGAACCCTAAATACGCTCTCTACACCGTCGTCATCGCCGCGGTATGGCAGTCATCCGGCTTTGCGATGGCCATCTTTCTCGCCGGCCTCAGAGGCATCGACAACTCTATAATAAAAGCCGCTCAGATGGAGGGGGCTTCGCAGGCCCGTATCTATGTCAGCGTTGTCGTGCCGATGCTGCGCCCGGCGTTTCTCAGCGTGATCGTCCTGCTTGGGCAGATCGCTATCAAAACGTTCGACCTGACGTTCGCCCTGACGAATGGAGGGCCCGGCGGAGCGACGGAGATGCCGTCAATGTTCATGTTTTCGGCAACGTTCGAAAGGAACCAGATGGCGGTCGGCGCAGCCAGCGCAATGATGATGCTGGCCGCGGTGGTGGCGATCATGGTCCCTTATCTCTACACCGAACTTCGGAAACCCAGCAATGATCACTAA
- a CDS encoding ABC transporter ATP-binding protein: MSTLEIDRARKLYGDLEVLKEVSISIGTGDFLVLLGPSGCGKSTLLNMIAGLEEISGGEIRIAGKVVNDLSPKDRDIAMVFQSYALYPTMTVRQNIEFGMKIRGVSQAERDKAVKTAADLLQMTHLLDRKPSQLSGGQRQRVAMGRAIVRQPKLFLFDEPLSNLDAKLRVDMRTEIKRLHARLGTTIVYVTHDQIEAMTLATRVAVMKDGVVQHLDDPQSVYDRPANVYVAKFVGSPSMNIIPAKLEVTEGRAVAIIDIPGVASAQLAGIPVSSQAAAKYAGRGILVGIRPELFSVAGAQSAQKLSVNIDVVEPTGPDTLALFQAGGVEVTARVPPRAVSARTPATLAVDTAKIVLFDAETEQRID; the protein is encoded by the coding sequence ATGTCAACTCTCGAAATCGATCGTGCCCGCAAGCTCTATGGTGACCTCGAAGTCCTGAAGGAGGTGAGCATCTCCATCGGCACCGGCGACTTCCTCGTACTGCTCGGACCTTCGGGCTGCGGCAAGTCAACGCTGCTCAACATGATCGCTGGCCTGGAAGAGATATCCGGCGGAGAAATCCGCATCGCCGGCAAGGTGGTCAACGACCTCTCGCCGAAAGACAGGGATATCGCGATGGTGTTCCAGTCCTACGCGCTGTACCCCACGATGACGGTGCGCCAGAACATCGAGTTCGGCATGAAGATACGCGGAGTGTCGCAGGCCGAGCGCGACAAAGCCGTGAAGACCGCGGCCGATCTGCTGCAGATGACGCATCTTCTGGACAGGAAGCCGTCGCAACTTTCCGGCGGCCAGCGCCAGCGCGTGGCGATGGGGCGCGCGATCGTGCGCCAACCCAAGCTGTTCCTGTTCGACGAACCTCTCTCCAACTTGGATGCCAAGTTGCGCGTCGACATGCGCACGGAGATCAAGCGCCTCCACGCGCGCTTGGGAACCACCATCGTCTATGTCACCCACGACCAGATCGAGGCGATGACGCTCGCGACGCGCGTCGCGGTGATGAAGGACGGCGTGGTCCAGCACCTCGACGATCCGCAGTCGGTCTACGACCGGCCGGCGAACGTCTACGTGGCCAAGTTCGTTGGCTCGCCATCCATGAACATCATCCCGGCGAAGCTCGAGGTAACGGAGGGGCGCGCGGTCGCTATCATCGACATCCCTGGCGTGGCGTCGGCTCAGCTCGCCGGAATCCCAGTCTCTTCGCAAGCGGCCGCGAAATACGCCGGCCGCGGCATACTCGTCGGCATTCGGCCTGAACTGTTCAGCGTCGCCGGCGCGCAGTCCGCGCAGAAATTGTCAGTGAACATCGACGTTGTCGAGCCAACCGGACCCGACACGCTTGCGCTGTTCCAGGCAGGCGGCGTCGAGGTCACGGCGCGCGTGCCACCACGGGCCGTCTCAGCCCGCACGCCCGCGACCCTTGCAGTCGATACCGCCAAGATCGTGCTGTTCGATGCCGAGACCGAACAACGCATAGATTGA
- a CDS encoding dihydrodipicolinate synthase family protein — protein sequence MVEPLRREEVRGVITPIVTPFNRDETIDIACFERELSFMEASGIKVIIIGGSTGSGNELNAEELASLIRTATSKSNLRVIAGIIPDTTRDAIHRSLLAKEAGAAALLLCPPTYNGMTDESALAFITDVAAAAGLPIVFYDHFNYAVDLLKTIARLREVIAIKCVFQNIGELVQTVGEHVTVAAGYDPITLAGYVMGAEASICGVHAVLPKQNVDIYRAFKDGDIAEAMQLTKSIGPICREVSQSTNFPTRIKYAISLLGRDVGTPIRPLDRIGETDKAAIEGALKVAGLL from the coding sequence ATGGTTGAACCACTAAGGCGCGAAGAAGTCAGAGGCGTCATTACACCGATCGTGACGCCGTTTAATCGCGATGAGACAATCGATATCGCATGCTTTGAACGCGAACTTTCGTTCATGGAAGCATCCGGCATAAAGGTGATCATCATTGGCGGCAGCACCGGATCCGGAAACGAGCTGAACGCCGAGGAGTTGGCGTCCTTGATCCGCACCGCGACGAGCAAGAGCAATCTGCGCGTCATCGCCGGCATCATCCCCGATACGACCAGGGACGCCATTCACCGGTCTCTGCTTGCGAAAGAGGCGGGCGCCGCCGCGCTGCTGCTCTGTCCACCGACCTACAACGGCATGACAGACGAGTCGGCGCTCGCCTTTATAACGGATGTCGCTGCCGCTGCCGGTTTGCCAATCGTCTTTTACGACCACTTCAACTACGCAGTCGATCTCTTGAAGACGATCGCTCGGCTGCGTGAAGTCATTGCGATCAAATGTGTATTCCAGAACATAGGGGAGCTTGTGCAGACTGTCGGCGAGCACGTGACGGTAGCTGCCGGCTATGACCCGATCACACTTGCAGGCTATGTGATGGGCGCGGAGGCTTCGATCTGCGGCGTTCACGCGGTATTGCCGAAGCAGAATGTCGACATCTATAGGGCGTTCAAGGACGGCGATATCGCGGAAGCCATGCAGTTGACAAAATCCATCGGCCCGATTTGCCGAGAAGTCAGTCAGTCAACCAATTTTCCCACCCGCATAAAATACGCCATCAGCCTGCTTGGCCGAGATGTCGGGACACCCATCCGCCCGTTGGACCGGATTGGCGAAACTGATAAAGCGGCCATCGAGGGCGCTCTCAAGGTCGCCGGATTGCTCTAG
- a CDS encoding carbohydrate ABC transporter permease: MITKMRRLERYGGRLFVYGCLAVLATLYLVPLWVMLITSFKPLDEIYSGSLIGLPKQITFEAWSKAWSTACIGTNCVGLSPFFLNSLIITIPAVFVSTAIGAINGYTLTKWKFRGADLFFAFMLFGCFLPLQAVLLPIARVLGMLRLSGSTAGLILVHSVYGIAFTTMFFRNYFVSFPDELTKAALVDGAGFFRIFFSIALPTAIPIAVVCCIWQFTSIWNDFLFGVSFSAGGSSPITVALNNVVNVTLGRKQYNVDMAAALIAALPTLIVYVLSGRYFVRGLTAGAVKG, translated from the coding sequence ATGATCACTAAAATGCGCAGGCTCGAGCGCTACGGCGGCAGGCTGTTTGTGTATGGGTGCCTGGCTGTTCTGGCCACGCTCTACCTGGTGCCGCTCTGGGTCATGTTGATCACATCCTTCAAGCCGTTGGACGAGATCTATTCCGGCTCGCTTATCGGGCTGCCGAAACAGATAACGTTTGAAGCGTGGTCGAAGGCGTGGAGCACGGCTTGCATCGGCACCAACTGTGTCGGGCTTTCGCCGTTCTTTCTGAACTCGCTGATTATCACCATCCCCGCGGTCTTCGTGTCCACCGCTATCGGCGCCATCAATGGCTATACCCTGACGAAGTGGAAATTTCGCGGAGCGGATCTGTTTTTCGCCTTCATGTTGTTCGGGTGCTTCCTCCCGCTGCAGGCCGTGTTGCTCCCTATCGCGCGGGTGCTTGGGATGCTGCGGCTATCAGGATCCACCGCCGGCCTCATACTGGTGCACTCGGTCTATGGCATCGCATTCACGACAATGTTTTTCAGGAACTATTTTGTCTCGTTCCCGGATGAGTTGACCAAGGCGGCGTTGGTCGACGGCGCCGGCTTCTTCAGAATATTCTTCAGCATCGCCCTGCCTACGGCCATTCCTATCGCGGTCGTCTGCTGCATCTGGCAGTTCACGTCGATATGGAACGATTTCCTGTTTGGTGTGTCGTTTTCCGCCGGTGGCAGTTCACCGATCACCGTCGCGTTGAACAACGTCGTGAACGTGACCCTTGGGCGCAAGCAATACAACGTAGACATGGCGGCGGCACTGATTGCCGCGCTTCCCACGCTGATCGTTTATGTCCTGTCCGGACGGTATTTCGTCCGGGGCCTCACGGCCGGCGCGGTCAAGGGATAA